From one Luteipulveratus mongoliensis genomic stretch:
- a CDS encoding SDR family oxidoreductase produces the protein MRVLVTGASGWIGSALVPELVDAGHQVVGLARSDASAAALATAGAEVVRGSLDDLDTLREAAVASDGVVHLAFKHDIAFTGDYPGAAAADIRAIDTFGEALAGSDRPLVIASGALGITPGAVATERDGHTTHGSLGGFEARAANAEATLALASRGVRSSVVRLSPTVHGDGDAGFIPAFIETARRTGVAGYIGDGSQRWPAVHRLDAARLFRLALENAPAGSTLHGVADEGVQIREIAETIGRGLDLPVKAISPADAEAHFGWLAAVLATDGPASNTLTRELLGWEPTHPGLIDDLEQDHYFARGSAA, from the coding sequence ATGCGCGTCCTCGTCACCGGAGCATCCGGCTGGATCGGCTCCGCCCTCGTCCCAGAACTCGTTGATGCCGGGCATCAGGTCGTTGGTCTGGCCCGCTCCGACGCCTCAGCCGCAGCCCTGGCAACGGCCGGTGCAGAGGTGGTGCGTGGCTCGCTCGACGACCTCGACACCTTGCGCGAGGCAGCCGTGGCCTCCGACGGCGTCGTCCACCTGGCCTTCAAGCACGACATCGCCTTCACGGGCGACTACCCGGGCGCAGCGGCAGCCGACATCCGCGCCATCGACACCTTCGGCGAGGCGCTGGCCGGCTCGGATCGGCCGCTCGTCATTGCCAGCGGCGCCCTCGGCATCACCCCAGGGGCTGTCGCGACCGAGCGCGACGGCCACACCACACATGGCTCGCTCGGCGGCTTCGAGGCACGCGCCGCCAACGCCGAGGCCACCCTCGCTCTCGCGTCGCGCGGAGTGCGGTCGTCCGTCGTACGCCTGTCCCCCACCGTCCATGGCGACGGCGACGCCGGCTTCATCCCCGCCTTCATCGAGACCGCGCGCCGCACCGGGGTGGCGGGCTACATCGGCGACGGGTCGCAGCGCTGGCCGGCCGTGCACCGGCTCGACGCCGCGCGTCTCTTCCGACTTGCCCTGGAGAACGCACCTGCCGGGTCGACCCTGCACGGGGTGGCAGACGAAGGCGTACAGATCCGCGAGATAGCGGAGACCATCGGACGCGGACTCGACCTCCCCGTGAAGGCAATCTCACCCGCCGACGCTGAGGCGCACTTTGGCTGGCTGGCCGCCGTGCTCGCGACCGATGGGCCGGCGTCCAACACGTTGACCCGTGAGCTGCTGGGCTGGGAGCCCACCCACCCTGGACTCATCGACGACCTTGAGCAGGACCACTACTTCGCTCGCGGCTCAGCGGCCTGA
- a CDS encoding 2OG-Fe(II) oxygenase yields MNSQVAQDIWRDRVESGNWEAIGAELEEYGGALLPQLLSDAETEQIRELYDDPGGVFRTTVNMGWHRFGEGEYRYFNSPYPEPIERLKQALYPRLLPIARDWWTRLGRDAVWPDSLDEWLEMCHNAGQTKSTAILLKYGEKDWNALHRDLYGDLVFPLQVVINLNQPGVDHTGGEFLLLEQRPRAQSRGTATLLPHGHGYVFTTRDRPVESKRGWSAAPIRHGVSAIRSGERHTLALVFHDAA; encoded by the coding sequence GTGAATTCTCAAGTGGCACAAGACATCTGGCGCGATCGGGTCGAGTCGGGCAACTGGGAGGCGATCGGTGCGGAGCTGGAGGAGTACGGCGGCGCGCTGCTGCCGCAGCTGCTCTCGGACGCCGAGACCGAGCAGATCCGCGAGCTGTACGACGACCCGGGCGGGGTCTTTCGGACGACGGTCAACATGGGCTGGCACCGCTTCGGCGAGGGCGAGTACCGCTACTTCAACAGCCCATACCCGGAGCCGATCGAGCGGCTCAAGCAGGCGTTGTACCCGCGACTGCTGCCGATCGCTCGGGACTGGTGGACGCGCCTCGGGCGAGATGCCGTGTGGCCGGACTCCTTGGATGAGTGGCTGGAGATGTGTCACAACGCCGGGCAGACCAAGTCCACCGCGATCCTGCTCAAGTACGGCGAGAAGGACTGGAACGCGTTGCACCGTGACCTCTACGGCGATCTGGTGTTCCCGCTGCAGGTGGTGATCAACCTCAACCAGCCTGGCGTCGATCACACGGGTGGTGAGTTCCTTCTCTTGGAGCAAAGGCCACGCGCCCAATCACGTGGCACAGCAACACTTTTGCCGCATGGGCACGGTTACGTCTTCACCACGCGCGACCGTCCGGTGGAGTCCAAGCGCGGGTGGTCGGCGGCGCCGATCAGGCACGGTGTGTCCGCGATCCGCAGCGGCGAGCGGCACACCTTGGCCCTGGTGTTCCACGACGCCGCGTGA
- a CDS encoding lipase family protein: MPRLSVRTTAALGAAAGLLGMAALVPTAHAADDDPFYSYDGSAPLSSYAPGTVLKTRTVPYHVLGIPLPVKAVQMLYRTTDAQGRPSANVTSVLKPAVGDPNKAISYQSFYDSLNPADSPSRSIAGDVTLGGTINGAETIFIAPLLLQGYTVIVSDTEGQKANFAAGPEYGTNTLDSIRASTASSATGLSSSTKVGMLGYSGGAIATSWAAALAPKYAPDVNKNLVGLAEGGLLVDPAHNLNYVSGSIGWSGIAPAAVAGIARSYDIDFQPYLNDYGKEVLGKMEKASIINVLFQYPGLTWKKLVKPQYADPASVPEYVTAVNKLNLGSAATPTIPMFIGQGALGTFEGTPNNKPGIGPGDGVMIAGDVRTLARQYCATGNSSVKYTQYNLTSHVPTAALWAPSALLYLNDRFAKKPAPSDCGRIPAGNPLTPVTPSPVE; encoded by the coding sequence ATGCCCAGGCTTTCCGTTCGTACGACTGCCGCCCTCGGCGCTGCCGCCGGTCTGCTCGGCATGGCAGCTCTCGTACCGACCGCGCACGCCGCGGACGACGACCCGTTCTACTCCTACGACGGCAGCGCACCGCTGTCCTCGTACGCGCCGGGGACGGTGCTCAAGACCAGGACCGTGCCGTACCACGTGCTCGGAATTCCGTTGCCGGTCAAGGCAGTTCAGATGCTGTACCGGACGACGGATGCGCAGGGTCGGCCCTCGGCCAACGTCACGTCGGTGCTCAAGCCGGCGGTCGGTGACCCCAACAAGGCGATCTCCTACCAGTCGTTCTACGACTCACTGAACCCCGCCGACAGCCCGTCCCGCTCCATCGCCGGTGACGTGACGCTGGGCGGCACCATCAACGGCGCCGAGACCATCTTCATCGCTCCGTTGCTGCTCCAGGGCTACACCGTGATCGTGTCCGACACCGAGGGTCAGAAGGCCAACTTCGCCGCCGGTCCCGAGTACGGCACCAACACGCTCGACTCGATCCGCGCCTCCACGGCCTCCAGCGCGACGGGCCTGAGCTCGAGCACGAAGGTCGGAATGCTCGGCTACTCCGGCGGTGCGATCGCCACCAGCTGGGCGGCCGCGCTCGCGCCGAAGTACGCGCCCGACGTCAACAAGAACCTCGTCGGTCTGGCCGAGGGTGGTCTGCTCGTCGACCCGGCCCACAACCTGAACTACGTCAGCGGCAGCATCGGCTGGTCCGGCATCGCGCCGGCGGCCGTCGCCGGCATCGCCCGCTCCTACGACATCGACTTCCAGCCGTACCTGAACGACTACGGCAAGGAGGTGCTCGGCAAGATGGAGAAGGCCTCCATCATCAACGTGCTCTTCCAGTACCCGGGCCTGACCTGGAAGAAGCTGGTCAAGCCGCAGTACGCCGACCCGGCCTCCGTCCCGGAGTACGTCACGGCGGTCAACAAGCTCAACCTGGGCTCGGCCGCGACCCCGACCATCCCGATGTTCATCGGCCAGGGCGCGCTCGGCACGTTCGAGGGCACGCCCAACAACAAGCCCGGCATCGGCCCGGGCGACGGCGTCATGATCGCCGGCGACGTGCGTACGCTCGCCCGTCAGTACTGCGCGACCGGCAACAGCTCGGTGAAGTACACGCAGTACAACCTGACCAGCCACGTCCCGACCGCTGCTCTGTGGGCGCCGTCGGCATTGCTGTACCTGAACGACCGGTTCGCCAAGAAGCCCGCACCGTCCGACTGCGGCCGCATCCCCGCGGGCAACCCGCTCACCCCGGTGACCCCCTCGCCGGTCGAGTAG
- a CDS encoding SRPBCC family protein, producing METMTTERVIPAPIDEVFDWLSTTTNYTRSPYALRCRLARPGEGAAYGVGAVRVHTWLIGWFRERITAYEPPHRFEYVVERSLPPSKHELGRLDFTEVEGGTKVVWTSVVEVRLPVGAALMTRLVARPVITRVFGNILAAADADLTRVRQG from the coding sequence ATGGAGACGATGACCACCGAGCGCGTCATCCCGGCGCCGATCGACGAGGTCTTCGACTGGCTGTCCACGACGACCAACTACACCCGCTCGCCGTACGCCCTGCGGTGCCGGCTGGCCAGACCAGGCGAGGGCGCGGCGTACGGCGTGGGCGCGGTGCGCGTACACACCTGGCTGATCGGGTGGTTCCGCGAACGCATCACGGCGTACGAACCACCGCACCGTTTCGAGTACGTCGTCGAGCGCAGCCTCCCGCCGTCGAAGCACGAGCTGGGCCGGCTGGACTTCACCGAGGTCGAGGGCGGCACGAAGGTCGTCTGGACCTCGGTGGTCGAGGTACGGCTGCCGGTCGGCGCCGCGCTGATGACCCGGCTGGTCGCGCGGCCGGTCATCACCCGCGTCTTCGGCAACATCCTCGCGGCCGCGGACGCGGATCTGACCCGGGTCCGACAGGGCTGA
- a CDS encoding methylated-DNA--[protein]-cysteine S-methyltransferase, with the protein MTHETASALLALTTPDADDLERLRSRLATDALASGDLDVAYATVDTPVGALLLAATDHGLVRVAYEREGFDAVLETLATQVSSRVLRAPQRLDIAAREIDEYFAKRRTVFDLPLDFSLSSGFRQTVQRHLPDIAYGHTESYKVVAEAVGNPKAVRAVGTACATNPLPVVVPCHRVVRSDGSPGNYAGGPEAKITLLTLEGAA; encoded by the coding sequence ATGACTCACGAGACAGCGAGCGCCCTGCTCGCCCTGACCACTCCCGACGCCGACGACCTCGAGCGGCTGCGCTCGCGGCTCGCCACCGACGCGCTGGCCTCGGGCGACCTGGACGTCGCCTACGCGACGGTCGACACCCCGGTCGGTGCCCTGCTGCTGGCCGCGACGGACCACGGCCTGGTGCGGGTGGCGTACGAGCGCGAAGGCTTTGACGCCGTACTGGAAACCCTTGCGACACAGGTGAGTTCGCGTGTCCTGCGGGCTCCGCAGCGGCTCGACATTGCGGCCCGCGAGATCGACGAGTACTTCGCCAAGCGGCGTACGGTGTTCGACCTCCCACTGGACTTCTCACTGTCGAGCGGCTTCCGGCAGACCGTGCAGCGGCACCTGCCCGACATCGCGTACGGCCACACCGAGTCCTACAAGGTCGTGGCCGAAGCGGTGGGCAACCCCAAGGCAGTCCGCGCGGTCGGCACCGCATGCGCGACCAACCCGCTGCCGGTCGTCGTACCGTGCCATCGCGTGGTTCGTTCGGACGGTAGTCCGGGCAACTACGCAGGTGGGCCTGAAGCGAAGATCACCCTGCTGACCCTTGAGGGGGCGGCGTGA
- a CDS encoding TetR/AcrR family transcriptional regulator produces the protein MARWDPDGRTRLQQAALALYSERGYESTTVAQIAERAGLTERTFFRHFADKREVLFFGSDVMQQQLTDAVASAPESASPLEAATAGIEAAAGLLEERGPQVRTRQAVVAASPELQERELTKLAGLASALAETLRGRGVAGPAAALTAEMALAVFKIAVEQWAQGDSKATLVDVIHESLAELTAVTSQQVRR, from the coding sequence ATGGCGCGATGGGACCCGGACGGCCGCACGAGACTTCAGCAGGCCGCGCTCGCGCTCTACAGCGAGCGCGGCTACGAGAGCACGACCGTTGCGCAGATCGCCGAGCGGGCCGGGCTGACCGAGCGCACCTTCTTCCGGCACTTCGCGGACAAGCGCGAGGTCCTCTTCTTCGGCTCCGACGTGATGCAGCAGCAGCTCACCGACGCGGTCGCCAGTGCGCCTGAGTCCGCGAGTCCGCTCGAGGCGGCGACCGCCGGCATCGAGGCTGCCGCGGGGCTGCTCGAGGAGCGAGGCCCGCAGGTACGCACCCGTCAGGCAGTCGTCGCCGCCAGCCCGGAGCTGCAGGAGCGTGAGCTCACCAAGCTCGCAGGTCTCGCCTCAGCGCTTGCCGAGACGCTTCGCGGTCGCGGCGTCGCAGGTCCGGCTGCAGCACTGACTGCCGAGATGGCCCTCGCCGTGTTCAAGATCGCGGTCGAGCAGTGGGCTCAGGGGGACAGCAAGGCCACCTTGGTGGACGTCATTCACGAGTCGCTCGCCGAGCTCACGGCTGTCACGTCGCAGCAGGTCCGTCGCTGA
- a CDS encoding MFS transporter yields MPELSPGRRNLILAICCMSLLIVGMDITIVNVALPAMRTDLHASVSGLQWIIDAYTVVLASLLILSGSTADRFGRRRTFQVGLTVFTLGSLLCSVAPGLGWLIAFRMLQAVGGSMLNPVAMSIITNVFTEPRERARAIGFYAGAVGVSLGLGPVLGGILVETIGWRSIFWINVPIGIAAFVLAGLFIPESKAERARRVDPVGQVLVIVVLLTLTYAIIEAPRAGDSWGTWACGILCVAAFVALLRYESRRDEPLIQLTFFRSVPFAGASVMGVCAVGAFSAFLFLNTLYLQDVRGLSPLRAGLLMLPLAVMTVIFAPISGRLVGSLGPRLPLTISGAAMMVGVLPLTGLTDDVSYGWLLVCTVIFGLGMGMVNPPITNAAVSGMPRAQAGVAAAFASTSRQVGSSLGIAVAGAIVSAGAGANARTEFSQASHAAWWVVVGCSAAVLLLALATTGQRAKRTTHHVAELLDA; encoded by the coding sequence GTGCCGGAGCTCAGCCCAGGGCGGCGCAACCTGATCCTCGCGATCTGCTGCATGAGCCTGCTGATCGTGGGGATGGACATCACCATCGTCAACGTCGCCCTGCCGGCGATGCGCACGGATCTGCACGCGTCGGTCTCCGGGCTGCAGTGGATCATCGACGCGTACACGGTGGTGCTCGCCAGCCTGCTGATCCTGTCCGGCTCCACGGCCGACCGCTTCGGACGACGCCGTACGTTCCAGGTCGGGCTGACCGTGTTCACCCTCGGCTCGCTACTCTGCAGCGTCGCCCCGGGTCTCGGCTGGCTCATTGCCTTCCGGATGCTGCAGGCCGTGGGTGGCTCGATGCTCAACCCGGTAGCGATGTCGATCATCACCAATGTCTTCACGGAGCCACGCGAGCGAGCCAGGGCGATCGGGTTCTACGCCGGCGCGGTCGGCGTGAGCCTCGGGCTCGGCCCGGTCCTCGGCGGCATCCTCGTCGAGACCATCGGCTGGCGCTCGATCTTCTGGATCAACGTGCCGATCGGTATAGCCGCCTTCGTGCTTGCCGGGCTCTTCATCCCGGAGTCGAAGGCCGAGCGCGCCCGTCGAGTCGATCCGGTCGGCCAGGTGCTCGTCATCGTCGTCCTGCTGACCCTGACGTACGCCATCATCGAGGCGCCGCGCGCCGGCGACTCCTGGGGGACCTGGGCCTGCGGCATCCTGTGCGTCGCCGCTTTCGTGGCGCTGCTGCGCTACGAGTCCCGTCGCGACGAGCCGCTCATCCAGCTCACGTTCTTTCGCAGTGTCCCGTTCGCTGGGGCTTCGGTCATGGGGGTCTGCGCGGTGGGGGCGTTCAGTGCCTTCCTGTTCTTGAACACCCTTTATCTGCAAGATGTTCGGGGTCTGAGCCCGTTGCGTGCCGGCCTCCTGATGCTGCCCCTGGCTGTGATGACCGTGATCTTCGCGCCCATCTCAGGACGACTGGTCGGCAGCCTCGGACCGCGGCTGCCGCTGACGATCTCCGGCGCGGCCATGATGGTGGGCGTGCTGCCGCTGACCGGCCTCACCGACGACGTCAGCTATGGCTGGCTGCTCGTCTGCACCGTGATCTTCGGGCTCGGCATGGGCATGGTCAACCCGCCGATCACCAACGCGGCCGTGTCCGGCATGCCGCGCGCTCAGGCAGGCGTCGCGGCGGCGTTCGCGTCCACGAGCCGACAAGTCGGTTCGTCGCTCGGGATCGCCGTGGCCGGCGCGATCGTCAGCGCCGGCGCGGGCGCCAATGCCCGGACCGAGTTCTCGCAGGCCAGCCATGCCGCCTGGTGGGTGGTCGTCGGATGCTCGGCCGCCGTACTCCTGCTCGCCCTGGCGACCACCGGTCAGCGGGCGAAGCGTACGACCCACCACGTGGCCGAGCTGCTCGATGCCTGA
- a CDS encoding MerR family transcriptional regulator → MFTIGEFATIGRVSARMLRHYDAIGLLQPAEVDPHNGYRRYSTRQLRRLNRVLALKDLGFSLEEVRRLLDEPVDADQLRGMLRLRQAELARTIAEDQVRLDRVEARLRVIEGENTMSTHDVTIKPSDGVRLAQLSGSVTEITHDEIGPVMQQLYTDLGQQFAEAGQSPTGPSVSHYAPRTDGGLDCHAGIQVDDDVDEVGAAEVLDLPGLDQAASIVYAGSMSGIDEAYQKLGVWIEENGYRTDGTAREVALVSFPEPQEKWVTEIQMPVFTAEQP, encoded by the coding sequence ATGTTCACCATCGGAGAATTCGCCACCATCGGCCGGGTCTCGGCCCGCATGCTGCGTCACTACGACGCCATCGGGCTGCTGCAGCCGGCCGAGGTCGATCCACACAACGGCTACCGGCGCTACAGCACCCGGCAGCTGCGACGACTCAACCGCGTGCTCGCTCTGAAGGACCTCGGGTTCAGCCTCGAAGAGGTCCGACGCCTTCTCGACGAGCCCGTGGACGCCGACCAGCTGCGCGGCATGCTTCGGCTGCGGCAAGCAGAGCTGGCGCGGACGATCGCCGAGGATCAGGTCCGGCTGGATCGAGTGGAAGCACGTCTCCGAGTCATCGAAGGAGAGAACACCATGAGCACCCACGACGTCACGATCAAGCCGAGCGACGGCGTACGGCTCGCCCAGCTGTCCGGTTCGGTCACCGAGATCACCCACGACGAGATCGGCCCGGTGATGCAGCAGCTGTACACCGACCTCGGACAGCAGTTCGCTGAAGCCGGGCAGTCCCCCACCGGCCCTTCCGTCTCGCACTACGCGCCCCGCACCGACGGCGGCCTCGACTGCCATGCCGGGATCCAGGTCGACGACGACGTCGATGAGGTCGGGGCAGCCGAGGTGCTCGACCTGCCCGGTCTCGACCAGGCGGCGTCGATCGTCTACGCGGGCTCGATGTCCGGAATCGATGAGGCGTACCAGAAGCTCGGCGTCTGGATCGAGGAGAACGGCTACCGCACCGACGGGACCGCTCGCGAGGTCGCGCTCGTGTCCTTCCCCGAACCTCAGGAGAAGTGGGTCACGGAGATCCAGATGCCCGTCTTCACCGCCGAGCAGCCGTGA
- a CDS encoding RNA polymerase sigma factor: protein MKTTTPFEQVVAEHGATILRVCRAVLGPGADADDAWSETFLAALKAWPEQNRIANVEAWLVTIAHRKAIDITRARARHAVPVAEVPDEVTTRGVPGAHDQDLWDAVARLPDKQRHAVAYHHVAGLPHAQIAEILGGTAESARRAAADGIKNLRRSLDAERVHEEGASR from the coding sequence ATGAAGACCACAACGCCGTTCGAGCAGGTCGTCGCCGAGCACGGCGCGACCATCCTGCGCGTGTGCCGGGCCGTGCTCGGCCCGGGCGCCGACGCCGATGACGCGTGGTCCGAGACGTTCCTGGCGGCGCTGAAGGCGTGGCCGGAGCAGAACCGGATCGCCAACGTCGAGGCGTGGCTGGTGACGATCGCTCATCGCAAGGCGATCGACATCACGCGGGCTCGCGCTCGCCACGCCGTCCCGGTCGCCGAAGTCCCCGATGAGGTCACGACGCGGGGTGTTCCGGGCGCGCACGACCAGGACCTCTGGGACGCGGTCGCGCGTCTCCCCGACAAGCAGCGGCACGCCGTGGCCTACCACCACGTCGCCGGCCTGCCCCACGCTCAGATCGCCGAGATCCTCGGCGGCACAGCCGAATCCGCGCGGCGCGCAGCCGCGGACGGCATCAAGAACTTGCGCAGATCTCTGGACGCCGAGCGTGTCCACGAGGAAGGAGCATCCCGATGA
- a CDS encoding tautomerase family protein has protein sequence MPLINVKVIEGVFSDTQKGEIVRDLTDAMVRIEGENLRPVTWVVIEDVKSGEWGVGGNTLTTADVKALAAGVAVG, from the coding sequence ATGCCACTGATCAATGTGAAAGTCATCGAAGGCGTTTTCTCGGACACGCAGAAGGGCGAGATCGTCCGCGACCTGACTGACGCGATGGTCCGCATCGAGGGCGAGAACCTGCGTCCCGTCACGTGGGTCGTCATCGAGGATGTCAAGAGCGGCGAGTGGGGGGTCGGCGGCAACACGCTGACGACCGCCGACGTGAAGGCGCTGGCCGCCGGAGTCGCGGTCGGCTGA
- a CDS encoding MarR family winged helix-turn-helix transcriptional regulator, producing MSTEPDPATSAWMSMRRLVLELHDRRAAVSEETGMSYLRVKALHRLMAGPLPMRELSAALMTDAPYTTVMVDDLEKRGLATRKVNPSDRRSKLVEITPAGRGVARKAEQVQSAPPTAIAALSQKDLATLERTLRRLVDDTAP from the coding sequence ATGAGCACAGAGCCGGACCCTGCGACCAGCGCGTGGATGTCGATGCGGCGCCTGGTCCTCGAGCTGCACGACCGACGAGCCGCGGTGTCCGAGGAGACCGGGATGAGCTATCTGCGCGTGAAGGCGTTGCATCGACTCATGGCCGGCCCGCTGCCGATGCGCGAGCTGAGCGCCGCTCTCATGACCGATGCGCCGTACACCACGGTGATGGTCGACGACCTTGAGAAGCGGGGCCTGGCGACGCGCAAGGTCAACCCCTCTGACCGACGTTCGAAGCTGGTCGAGATCACGCCGGCCGGACGGGGCGTGGCGCGCAAGGCCGAGCAGGTCCAGTCCGCGCCGCCGACGGCGATCGCCGCCCTGAGCCAGAAGGACCTGGCCACTCTGGAGCGAACGCTGCGCCGCCTCGTCGACGACACGGCGCCCTGA
- a CDS encoding BTAD domain-containing putative transcriptional regulator, with amino-acid sequence MLTIRLLGPPVIENDDGPLPPPRGRKAWALLAYVVLSPSPPSRQRLAELLFGQADDPLGALRWSLASLRKALAVPEALRGDPVVAALGDDVTVDVWLLDNGSDDDLPLELEGELLEGVHIEADPQLDTWLLTQRHRIGALVEARMRQSATGRLAAGRGADAIPYAVQAVARNPLEQGNHEILVRSLAMAGDRTSALQQVALSRDLLQRELGIEISPTLEDAAMAPMPRSATTPALRGVAAAVSQLDAGRAAIAAGAADAGIQCLRRAVAEAARCGDAGLQARALVALGGALVHALRGRDEEGALALREAIPLAEHAGDSATVVTAWRELGFVDVQAGRRQTADQWLTKAQQLADGDEQLAPILGVRGMNASDQGDYTAAYAFLDDSVERALRGGDERQQAWSLSIRGRAHLLRGEDIAARRDLGASLELIDRQRWIAFRPWSVALLAEVDLRSGAAVQAVDGFEQAWSLGCQLQDPCWEAMGARGLGLASRARGDVAGAHSWFEEAVARSVRVPDRYQWVHAHTLDASLAASLDERDLSRSQPLVGTLATLAARCDMQEMLVRAHLHRHRLGEASALQDAQSAAAGIESPALAALLDEAG; translated from the coding sequence ATGCTGACCATCCGGCTGCTCGGCCCGCCGGTCATCGAGAACGATGACGGCCCGCTGCCTCCGCCCCGTGGTCGCAAGGCCTGGGCACTGCTCGCGTACGTCGTGCTCTCGCCCTCCCCGCCCAGCAGACAGCGTCTGGCGGAGTTGCTGTTCGGGCAGGCCGACGACCCACTCGGCGCCCTGAGATGGTCGCTCGCCTCATTACGCAAGGCGCTCGCTGTCCCGGAGGCGCTTCGGGGTGATCCGGTGGTCGCCGCACTCGGTGACGACGTCACCGTCGACGTCTGGCTCCTCGACAACGGATCCGACGACGACCTCCCGCTGGAGCTGGAGGGAGAGCTGCTCGAGGGCGTACACATCGAAGCCGATCCACAGCTCGACACCTGGCTCCTCACGCAGCGGCACCGGATCGGAGCCCTCGTGGAGGCGCGGATGCGTCAGAGCGCGACGGGGAGACTGGCTGCCGGTCGCGGTGCCGACGCGATCCCGTACGCCGTCCAAGCCGTCGCGCGCAACCCGCTCGAGCAGGGCAACCACGAGATCCTCGTACGCAGCCTGGCGATGGCGGGCGATCGCACCTCGGCGCTGCAACAGGTGGCGTTGTCGCGCGATCTCCTGCAGCGCGAGCTGGGGATCGAGATCTCGCCGACCTTGGAGGACGCGGCCATGGCACCGATGCCCCGATCGGCGACGACCCCTGCGCTCCGTGGCGTGGCCGCCGCGGTCAGCCAGCTCGACGCCGGACGTGCAGCCATCGCCGCCGGTGCCGCGGACGCCGGGATCCAGTGCCTTCGGCGAGCGGTCGCGGAGGCGGCCCGCTGCGGTGACGCCGGCCTGCAAGCGCGTGCGCTGGTCGCTCTCGGTGGTGCTCTGGTGCACGCGCTTCGTGGTCGCGACGAAGAAGGTGCGCTCGCGCTGCGTGAGGCGATTCCACTCGCTGAGCACGCCGGTGACTCGGCGACCGTCGTGACGGCGTGGCGTGAGCTGGGCTTCGTCGACGTCCAGGCCGGGCGCCGACAGACGGCCGACCAGTGGCTCACCAAGGCCCAGCAGCTGGCCGATGGCGACGAGCAGCTCGCACCGATCCTCGGCGTCCGTGGGATGAACGCCTCGGACCAGGGTGACTACACGGCGGCGTACGCCTTCCTGGACGATTCCGTCGAGCGCGCCTTGCGCGGTGGCGATGAGCGCCAGCAGGCGTGGTCGTTGTCGATCCGGGGACGGGCCCACCTGCTGCGCGGTGAGGACATCGCAGCGCGGCGTGACTTGGGCGCGAGCCTCGAGCTGATCGACCGGCAGCGGTGGATCGCCTTCCGTCCCTGGTCGGTGGCACTGCTGGCGGAGGTGGACCTGCGGTCTGGCGCCGCCGTGCAGGCGGTCGACGGGTTCGAGCAGGCGTGGAGCCTTGGCTGCCAGCTGCAGGACCCGTGCTGGGAGGCGATGGGCGCACGAGGTCTGGGTCTGGCCAGTCGGGCGCGCGGTGATGTGGCCGGTGCACATTCGTGGTTCGAGGAGGCAGTCGCGCGATCGGTCCGGGTGCCCGACCGCTATCAGTGGGTGCACGCGCACACGCTCGACGCCTCGTTGGCTGCGTCCCTGGACGAGCGTGACCTGAGCCGGTCGCAGCCCCTGGTCGGCACGCTCGCCACGCTGGCGGCGAGGTGCGACATGCAGGAGATGCTGGTGCGCGCCCACCTGCACCGCCACCGACTGGGCGAGGCGTCGGCGCTCCAGGACGCGCAGTCAGCGGCCGCCGGCATCGAGAGTCCAGCGCTCGCAGCGCTGCTCGACGAGGCGGGGTAG
- a CDS encoding methylated-DNA--[protein]-cysteine S-methyltransferase: protein MRHALIQTGLGEVTLVADRDALVGVYFEHHWHKPADDTFGDRVEVTGDVLLTQVAAELDEYLDGTRTAFEVPVATRGTVFQEQVWALLRQIPYGETTTYGDLAEQLGDRARAYDVGRAVGRNPLCVIVPCHRVVGRDGRLTGYAGGLRRKHHLLELEEPSLVASGRLF from the coding sequence ATGCGACACGCACTCATCCAGACAGGGCTCGGCGAGGTGACACTCGTCGCCGACCGCGACGCTCTCGTCGGCGTCTACTTCGAGCATCACTGGCACAAGCCCGCGGACGACACGTTCGGCGACCGCGTCGAAGTGACCGGAGACGTACTGCTGACGCAGGTGGCGGCCGAGCTCGACGAGTACCTCGACGGCACGCGGACCGCGTTCGAGGTGCCGGTTGCCACGCGCGGCACTGTCTTCCAGGAGCAGGTCTGGGCGCTGCTGAGGCAGATCCCGTACGGCGAGACCACGACGTACGGAGACCTGGCGGAGCAGCTCGGTGACCGGGCGAGGGCGTACGACGTCGGTCGGGCAGTCGGGCGCAACCCGCTCTGCGTGATCGTCCCGTGCCACCGTGTGGTCGGTCGAGACGGCAGGCTGACGGGGTACGCCGGTGGTCTGCGCCGGAAGCATCACCTCCTCGAGCTCGAGGAGCCGAGCCTCGTCGCGTCAGGAAGGTTGTTCTGA